A section of the Lathamus discolor isolate bLatDis1 chromosome 6, bLatDis1.hap1, whole genome shotgun sequence genome encodes:
- the LOC136016403 gene encoding olfactory receptor 5AS1-like produces the protein MPEENCTTLTEFILLGFTDRLEVEIPLFGLFLLIYITTLVGNAGLIMLLQLSACLHTPMYYFLSNLSFLDLICSSAIAPKMLVSLLAQQKAISFTGCATQMFFFAAFADAECLLLAAMAYDRYVAVCHPLVYTVVMSRRVCTTLVAGVYLSGGLTSLVHTSFTFVLSFCGSNVINHFFCDIPPLLELSCSNTYISEVLLLTLCGFIQTSTFLAIAVSYTCILSTILRIHVADNRHKAFYTCTSHLMAVGLFYGSLLFTYLQPSSSHSMNTDKVISAFYTLVFPMLNPLIYSFRNKEVKDALRRTVGRRVFSQ, from the coding sequence ATGCCTGAAGAAAACTGCACCACACTGACAGAGTTCATTCTCTTGGGTTTCACCGACCGTCTGGAGGTGGAGATACCTTTGTTTGGGCTCTTCCTACTCATCTACATCACCACTTTGGTGGGGAATGCTGGCCTCATCATGCTTCTCCAGCTCAGTGCCTGCCTTCATACCCCCATGTACTATTTCCTAAGCAATTTATCTTTCTTAGACCTTATCTGTTCATCTGCCATTGCTCCCAAGATGCTGGTGAGTCTGTTAGCACAGCAGAAGGccatttctttcactggctgtgcaacacagatgtttttcttcGCTGCCTTTGCTGATGCCGAGTGCCTCCTTTTGGCTGCGATGGCCTATGACCGCTACGTGGCTGTATGTCACCCTCTTGTCTACACTGTTGTCATGTCCCGCAGGGTCTGCACCACCCTGGTAGCTGGGGTTTATCTCAGCGGGGGTCTGACTTCGCTGGTGCACACGTCTTTCACCTTCGTGTTGTCATTCTGCGGCTCCAATGTCATCAACCATTTCTTCTGTGATATTCCCCCGCTGCTGGAGCTCTCCTGCTCCAACACATACATCAGCGAGGTTCTGCTCCTCACTCTCTGTGGCTTTATACAAACCAGCACCTTCCTGGCCATCGCTGTCTCCTACACCTGCATCCTCAGCACCATCCTCCGGATCCATGTGGCAGACAACAGGCACAAAGCCTTCTACACCTGCACCTCCCACCTGATGGCTGTTGGGTTATTCTATGGCTCCCTCCTCTTCACATACTtacagcccagctccagccactCGATGAACACAGACAAAGTGATCTCTGCGTTTTATACCCTTGTTTTTCCCATGCTGAACCCCCTCATTTATAGCTTCAGGAACAAAGAGGTGAAGGATGCTCTAAGGAGAACAGTAGGGAGAAGAGTGTTTTCACAGTGA